In the genome of Candidatus Pristimantibacillus lignocellulolyticus, the window CCTTAACGGCAACGGTGGGAAATATCGTTGTGAAATTGCCTGAGAAAGCTCATTATTTGTTGGGGGCTAAGGTATCTTTTGGGAAAATATCGAGTGATTCAATCGTTGAAGAAAATACGAAACATTACGAAACTACGGTAGGTAGTGCGATTTATACGATATATATGTATGCTTCCAACTATATTCTTATAGAGTAAAGGGAGCTTAGAATATGCCGTTTCATTGACAAATCTCAAAATATAAACGTACAATGGTAGTAATGAAATTATAAGGGAAGGCGTGAGGGGAATGATTACTAACGTGCAATTAGCTTTAGAGCAATTGAAAACTAATGGCGTTCGAATGACCCCGCAGCGACACGCGATATTAAGTTTTCTGATGGATACGCATTCGCATCCTACTGCTGATGATATATACAAGGCTTTATCACCTACTTATCCTAGCATGAGCGTTGCAACTATTTATAACAACTTACGTCTATTCGTAGAAGCGGGGTTAATACGCGAATTAACCTATGGCGATGATTCTAGTCGCTTCGATGCGGATTTATCAGATCACTATCATGCAATTTGCAAATGTTGCGGGTCAATCGTAGATTTTGTTCATCCTCCATTACTTGATGTGGAGCGTGTAGCTTCTGCAAGTACAGGATTTATTGTTCAAGGACATCGAATGGAAATATATGGTATTTGTCAAAAATGCAGCAGTACTCAACTTAAGTATTAAATTCATCTGACGTGCAGATCAGCGATTCATCGCTCTTGTGCACGTTTTTAATTTGGGGGAGTTCAAAAAAACGGGATTTGATAACGATGTGTTGGTATGTAGCAGATTCGACATCGAATATGAAATACAGCTTTTTGAACTTTTATTATAAGTTGTAGCAATTAAACAGAAAAGTTTGTTTTATGCTTTCGTAGTGCTTTTCATATAAATGATAGCAAGACTGAGTGAACGAAAAGCTTTAAGTAAAATGAAAAGTTTTAGGAGCGATAAAAATTGGAACCTAGACAATTTAATTATGTAAATAAGCGAAGAGGTTTTCGTTTTAATAGTGTTATATGGCTGTTTTTCGTTATTGCATTAGTTGCAACATGTTGGATTGGTTATGTAAAGCTTGTTCCTTCGTTTGAACAAAACAATACTTCTTATGAGTTTGAACACCCGATCTATTATGAAGGGGATCTCCAAGCTTCTGGTGCAGTTATTGTAGATGAACATGTAAAACTTCCATTACCTTTACTAGAATCTATATTAGTAGACTCTCCAATATACTATGAAGAAGAAAGTAATACTTTAGTATTAACAACTGTTGATAAAGTATTGCGATTTGAAACAGAATCACTTAATGCACTATTGAATGAGAAATCTTATGAATTAACTTTAACGGCAGATGTCGTTGACGATACAGTGTATATTCCATCAGAAATTATTGAACAATTATATGATCTTCATATCGAATATTCAAAATTAACAGGCATTGTTATGGCCTATAAAGGTAATACCTCTGTAGATACAGTTACTGTTTCCAATGAGAAAGGTAGTCATCTACGGGAATCAGCTACGATTAAAAGCCCTTATTACAAAGTAATAGAAACAGGACAACAACTTATGGTGTGGGAGCAACTAGAAGGTTGGCTTCGCGTCCAAACATTAGATGGTGTTGAGGGATATATTAAAACATCTCATACTACTAGTAATGAGGCGATTGTATACCAAAGTAATTTAGATGAGTATAAAGGGATAGACCATGATTTATCAGGACAAAAGATTAATTTGACGTGGGAAGCGATATACAATAAGCAACCCAATTATGTAGATATGCCGGCAATGGAAGGAGTGAATGTAGTAAGTCCGACCTGGTTTGAACTTGTTGATGATACTGGAAAAATCAAAGGTAAAGCTACTCATGAATATATAGAGTGGGCCCACTCTCGAGGGTATCAAATTTGGGCCTTGTTCAGTAATGGATTTGAGCCTGATCAGACGAGTGAAGTGCTTGCTAGTGCTGAAAAGAGATTTTTCATGATTCAGCAATTACTTGCATTTGCCGAACTATATCAACTTGAAGGTATTAATATCGATTTTGAAAATGTCTATACGAAAGACAAAGAAAATCTTGTGCAATTCGTTAAAGAATTAACTCCAATCATGCATGAACAAGGGCTAGTTGTCTCAATAGATGTTACGCCCAAGTCTTCAAGTGATATGTGGTCAGTATTTCTAGATCGCGAAGCACTAGGTAAAATCGTTGATTATATGATTGTTATGGCATATGACGAACATTGGGCAGCAAGTCCAAAGTCTGGCTCAGTGGCTTCTCTTCCTTGGGTTGAGAGTTCGATTACTCGGATTCTCGAAGAAGATGGCGTTCCTCCTGAGAAGTTAATTTTAGCTATGCCATTATATACTCGATTATGGTCTGAGGTGAATCAGGAAGATGGTTCTGTGAAAGTGAGTTCTAAAGCAATTGGGATGAAGCGTTCCGATGAGATTATTGCTGAACAGTCATTAGAGCCAAAGTTAGATGAAGTTAGTGGTCAAAATTATGTTGAGTATGTTGAAGAAGGTATTAAGCAACGTATATGGCTAGAGGATGAACTTTCGATTGCTAGTCGAGTTAATCTTGTGCACAAATATAATCTTGCTGGTGTAGCAACTTGGGCGAGGTCGTTCCAGAAGCCGTCTATTTGGCCAGTAATCAAAGAAACATTATTCAAATAGGAAGTTCAAAAAGCGGGCGTTGATAACGATGAATGGCTTCGTCGATTAATCGACATCGAATATGAAGCGAACTTGGAAAGTCCGGTACGCGTGTACCAAACATGTACACTTGCGTTTCCTCCTTCCGCAAGTAGCGCGTCATCTTCTCGGTTCTGAACGCCCACTTTTTGAACTATTATTTAAAATAGGAAGTTCAAAAAGCGGGCGTTGATTACGATGCATAGCATATACTAAAGTAGCTTGAAAGTTCTAATATTATAGAGAAACAAAGGGCTAGTCAGATTACTGACTAGCCCTTTGCTATAGTTATGTATACTGTTATATGGATCGATGACTAATCATTTGACTACGTACTAGCCTTCTCATTTGTAGTGTCAGCAGAAAGGTCTGAAGCATTTGTAGTAGCGACTTCTGGATCAAGTGTCAGAATCGTTTTACAAAACATACAACGATCTGTTTTTCCTAACATTTTTGTTTGTCTATGGCATTCAGGACATTCTAGCATGGTCGCACTCGTAGACATCATTCCAGCCCAGAAGTAGATTGCGACACTTACTAGTAATGCAATTAAACCGATAACTAAGAAAAAGGCAGCGATAATTTTACCTACATTACCAAATAGTAATATACCACCTGTGCCGAGAATCATGACACCCATACCAACAAGTGTGAAAATCATACCCCATAATCGAAACTCATTAATTTTTGCTGATTTGAAAAAGATACTTTTCATTGTGTAATTCCTTCCTCGTAAAATAGCTTCAATAAATAGCGACTTTCAATGAATAAATCTTTCCATGACAAAACATTTCAAAATAAAGCAGGAATCAACATCTAATTGTCGAACAAATCTAGTGTCTGCAATTTCATATTATATCGTATCTTCATACGATTAGCTATACGGAGGCAGTAGTGGAAACTATAAAAAAACAATTACTAGAACTTTACTCGTTTAGAAAAGATGTTCAAGGATTAGTTCTTATGCATAATATGGAGAGGTTCCCTTTCCACACAAATGAATATGTATTTTATCTGCTTGTAGTTTCAACAAGTGAGAGTGTCGTTCGTAAGGTTGAACACTTAGAGATCAATGGTGAGAGAGTGTTTGTTAGAACGGTACATCTACGCGAACTAGAAAGTTCTAGTGCTACCCAGAATCGTTACAACTTGATGGATTGGTTAATGTCAGGAGAAATTATTGCGGACAGCGAACAATATTTAGATAAGATGAAGCAACAGATTATTAAGTTTCCTAATAAGCTACGCGATCAACGAAAGCTTTGTGAATTTAGTGGTTACCTTGAAACGTTATTTCAAGCGAAACGTAACCTGTCTGTTGGAAATGTATTAGATGCATACAGTCAAATTTTAATCTCAATACATCACTGGGCTAATATTGTGCTTATAGAAGAAGGGATACATCCAGAGCTTACGGTATGGAAACAGATTCGAAAAGTGCATCCAGGTGTATATAAGTTATATGAAGAACTTATAGCAAGTCCTGAAACTATTGAGCAACGTGTTGAACTAGTTATGTTGGCTTGTGAATTTTCGGTTATGAGTAAGATGAAGATATGTTGTAAGTATCTTCTTGATATTATGAAAGAGAAAGAAGAGCCATGGAGTATAAGTGAATTACAGCAGCATCCTCAACTACATTATATTGTAGATGATATTACGTTAGTTGTTCAAAAACTTGTTCAAGGACATCATTTAAAAGAAGTTGGTGTACTTGCTAAAGAAGCGCAAGATAATGTAATTGAACTTGAATATGTATTGAGTAATTAATATAAAGGGTGTTAATTCTCTTATTAACACCCTTTATATAGAAGAATTAAACAAAATATAGTGTATAAATCGAAGTAATCTTATTAATTTATAATTTATTTCGAAAAAGTGTTGACTCTTATAATGGTTATATGATAAATTACTACTTGTCGCTTCGAGCGGTGCAAAAGAAAAGTTAAAACAAATTAAACTTTTTGAAAAAAACACTTGCATTGAGACAGACACTTATGATATATTATTCCTTGTCGCCGCGAGAGATTGGGCGATTGAAAAACGAGAAAATGATGGGTTCCAATTAGTTTAACTAAGAAGAAACATCATCATATATCTAACTTTGATCTTTGAAAACTGAACAACGAGTAAGAACTGCCATTAACATTTTCACCCCGTGAAAATGTTAATAAAAAGCGAAACAAATGAGCAAGTCAAACACTTTAATGGAGAGTTTGATCCTGGCTCAGGACGAACGCTGGCGGCGTGCCTAATACATGCAAGTCGAGCGGAGTTGAAGAGAAGCTTGCTTCTCTGATGCTTAGCGGCGGACGGGTGAGTAACACGTAGGTAACCTGCCTATAAGACTGGGATAACATTCGGAAACGAATGCTAATACCGGATATGCATTTTGATCGCATGATCGAGATGGGAAAGACGGAGCAATCTGTCACTTATAGATGGACCTGCGGCGCATTAGCTAGTTGGTGAGGTAATGGCTCACCAAGGCGACGATGCGTAGCCGACCTGAGAGGGTGATCGGCCACACTGGGACTGAGACACGGCCCAGACTCCTACGGGAGGCAGCAGTAGGGAATCTTCCGCAATGGACGAAAGTCTGACGGAGCAACGCCGCGTGAGTGATGAAGGTTTTCGGATCGTAAAGCTCTGTTGCCAGGGAAGAACGCTATGGAGAGTAACTGCTCCATAGGTGACGGTACCTGAGAAGAAAGCCCCGGCTAACTACGTGCCAGCAGCCGCGGTAATACGTAGGGGGCAAGCGTTGTCCGGAATTATTGGGCGTAAAGCGCGCGCAGGCGGTCGATTAAGTTTGGTGTTTAAGGCTGAGGCTCAACCTCAGTTCGCACTGAAAACTGGTTGACTTGAGTACAGAAGAGGAAAGTGGAATTCCACGTGTAGCGGTGAAATGCGTAGATATGTGGAGGAACACCAGTGGCGAAGGCGACTTTCTGGGCTGTAACTGACGCTGAGGCGCGAAAGCGTGGGTAGCAAACAGGATTAGATACCCTGGTAGTCCACGCCGTAAACGATGAATGCTAGGTGTTAGGGGTTTCGATACCCTTGGTGCCGAAGTTAACACATTAAGCATTCCGCCTGGGGAGTACGGTCGCAAGACTGAAACTCAAAGGAATTGACGGGGACCCGCACAAGCAGTGGAGTATGTGGTTTAATTCGAAGCAACGCGAAGAACCTTACCAGGTCTTGACATGCCTCTGACCGTCCTAGAGATAGGGCTTCTCTTCGGAGCAGAGGACACAGGTGGTGCATGGTTGTCGTCAGCTCGTGTCGTGAGATGTTGGGTTAAGTCCCGCAACGAGCGCAACCCCTAATGTTAGTTGCCAGCAGGTTAAGCTGGGCACTCTAACGTGACTGCCGGTGACAAACCGGAGGAAGGTGGGGATGACGTCAAATCATCATGCCCCTTATGACCTGGGCTACACACGTACTACAATGGCCAGTACAACGGGAAGCGAAACCGCGAGGTGGAGCCAATCCTATCAAAGCTGGTCTCAGTTCGGATTGTAGGCTGCAACTCGCCTACATGAAGTCGGAATTGCTAGTAATCGCGGATCAGCATGCCGCGGTGAATACGTTCCCGGGTCTTGTACACACCGCCCGTCACACCACGAGAGTTTACAACACCCGAAGCCGGTGGGGTAACCCGCAAGGGAGCCAGCCGTCGAAGGTGGGGTAGATGATTGGGGTGAAGTCGTAACAAGGTAGCCGTATCGGAAGGTGCGGCTGGATCACCTCCTTTCTAAGAGAATACGTTCTTCCGATGAGAAGAACATAAGATCCCTTGAGGATCATAGAGAACTTCGGTTCTCAACAACTTGGCAGTTGTTCGCACACTCGTTGTCAGTTTTGAAAGATCAAAACCTTTTCGTTAGAAAAGTGTATAGTAGTTCTTTCAAAGAATAAACTTTACTTCGTAAAGTTTTAGGTAGTCAAAACTTAAATACCCAAGGGCCTTTAGCTCAGCTGGTTAGAGCGCACCCCTGATAAGGGTGAGGTCGGTGGTTCGAGTCCACTAAGGCCCACCATATCGACTTTGAGTCGGTTACCCATTTCATTATGGGGCCATAGCTCAGCTGGGAGAGCGCCTGCCTTGCAAGCAGGAGGTCAGCGGTTCGATCCCGCTTGGCTCCACCAACAATTCTCTTACGAGATTGTTTACCATTATTCTAACGGATTATGGTGCGCTATTTTCCTAACGGAAAAAGTGTTTGTTCCTTGAAAACTGGATAAGAAAGTAATGAAACATCCAAAGCGAATGAAAGTAAAACACGCGAATTTATATTCAAATGTTTTACATGAATAGCGAATATTTTTTTCATCGACGACCTTGTTCCACAAGAACACTTGAGGAGATGAAAAACAATAGGAGCGCAACTAGGTTAAGCTAGTAAGAGCGCACGGAGGATGCCTAGGCACTAGGAGCCGAAGAAGGACGTGGCGAACAACGATACTGCCTCGGGGAGCTGTAAGCAAGCTTTGATCCGGGGATTTCCGAATGGGGAAACCCAGCAGTCGTAATGGACTGTTACTTCTAACTGAATACATAGGTTAGATAGAGGCATACCAGGGGAACTGAAACATCTAAGTACCCTGAGGAAGAGAAAACAAAAGTGATTCCGTCAGTAGCGGCGAGCGAACGCGGATTAGCCCAAACCAAAGAGCTTGCTCTTTGGGGTTGTAGGACAGTTCACATGGAGTTACAAAGGTGTAGGTTAGGCGAAGAGGTCTGGAAAGGCCCGCTAGAAGAGGTAAAAGCCCTGTAGCCAAAAGTCGACACTCTCCGAACTGTATCCTGAGTACGGCGGGACACGTGAAACCCCGTCGGAATCCGGCAGGACCATCTGCCAAGGCTAAATACTCCCTAGTGACCGATAGTGAAGCAGTACCGTGAGGGAAAGGTGAAAAGCACCGCGGAAGCGGAGTGAAAAAGAACCTGAAACCGTGCGCTTACAAAAAGTCAGAGCCCTATTTATGGGTGATGGCGTGCCTTTTGTAGAATGAACCGGCGAGTTACGATTACGTGCAAGGTTAAGTTGGAAAGACGGAGCCGCAGCGAAAGCGAGTCTGAATAGGGCGAATAAGTACGTAGTCGTAGACCCGAAACCGTGTGATCTACCCCTGTCCAGGGTGAAGGTGCGGTAACACGCACTGGAGGCCCGAACCCACGCACGTTGAAAAGTGCGGGGATGAGGTGGGGGTAGCGGAGAAATTCCAATCGAACTCGGAGATAGCTGGTTCTCCCCGAAATAGCTTTAGGGCTAGCCTCGGATTAGAGTGTCGTGGAGGTAGAGCACTGATTGGGTGCGGGGCCCGCCAAGGGTTACCAAGTCTAGTCAAACTCCGAATGCCACAGACATGTTATCCGGGAGTCAGACAGTGAGTGCTAAGATCCATTGTCAAGAGGGAAACAGCCCAGATCATCAGCTAAGGTCCCCAAGTGTGTGTTAAGTGGGAAAGGATGTGGAGTTGCACAGACAACCAGGATGTTGGCTTAGAAGCAGCCACCATTTAAAGAGTGCGTAATAGCTCACTGGTCGAGTGACTCTGCGCCGAAAATGTAACGGGGCTAAACACACCACCGAAGCTATGGCATGTACCATTTGGTACTTGGGTAGGGGAGCGTTGAATATAGGTTGAAGTCAGACCGTAAGGACTGGTGGACAGTATTCAAGTGAGAATGCCGGTATGAGTAACGAAAAGACAAGTGAGAATCTTGTCCGCCGTAAGCCTAAGGGTTCCTGAGGAAGGCTCGTCCTCTCAGGGTAAGTCGGGACCTAACGCGAGGCCGAAAGGCGTAGTGGAAGGACAACAGGTTGAAATTCCTGTACCACCGAAAACCGTTTGAGCAATGGGGTGACACAGAAGGGTAGTGACGCGGACTGATGGAATAGTCCGTCTAAGTAGTGAGGCTTGTCGATAGGAAAATCCGTCGGCTATAAGGCTGGGCTGCGATGGGGAGCGAAAATTATAGTAGCGAAGGTCATGAGCTCCGGCTGTCAAGAAAAGCCTCTAGTTAGGTATAGGTGCCCGTACCGCAAACCGACACAGGTAGGCGAGCAGAGCATGCTAAGGCGCGCGGAAGAACTCTCGTTAAGGAACTCGGCAAAATGACCCCGTAACTTAGGGAGAAGGGGTGCCCCGGTAGGGTTAATAGCCCGAGGGGGCCGCAGTGAAAAGGCCCAATCGACTGTTTAGCAAAAACACAGGTCTGTGCGAAGTCGTAAGACGAAGTATACGGGCTGACGCCTGCCCGGTGCTGGAAGGTTAAGGGGAGTGGTTAGGGGTAACCCGAAGCTATGAACCGAAGCCCCAGTAAACGGCGGCCGTAACTATAACGGTCCTAAGGTAGCGAAATTCCTTGTCAGGTAAATTCTGACCCGCACGAATGGCGTAACGAATTGGGCGCTGTCTCAACGAGAGATCCGGTGAAATTTTAATACCTGTGAAGATGCAGGTTACCCGCGACAAGACGGAAAGACCCCATGGAGCTTTACTGCAACTTGATATTGAACTTTGGTACGATCTGTACAGGATAGGTGGGAGCCTTTGAGTCATGAGCGCCAGCTTGTGAGGAGGCGACGTTGGGATACCACCCTGATCGTATCGGAGTTCTAACCTGCTACCCTGAATCGGGTAGAGGGACCGTGTCAGGTGGGCAGTTTGACTGGGGCGGTCGCCTCCTAAAGAGTAACGGAGGCGCCCAAAGGTTCCCTCAGAATGGTTGGAAATCATTCGAAGAGTGCAAAGGCAAAAGGGAGCTTGACTGCGAGACCTACAAGTCGAGCAGGGACGAAAGTCGGGCTTAGTGATCCGGTGGTACCGCATGGAAGGGCCATCGCTCAACGGATAAAAGCTACCCTGGGGATAACAGGCTTATCTCCCCCAAGAGTCCACATCGACGGGGAGGTTTGGCACCTCGATGTCGGCTCATCGCATCCTGGGGCTGAAGTAGGTCCCAAGGGTTGGGCTGTTCGCCCATTAAAGCGGTACGCGAGCTGGGTTCAGAACGTCGTGAGACAGTTCGGTCCCTATCTGTCGCGGGCGCAGGAAATTTGAGAAGAGCTGTCCTTAGTACGAGAGGACCGGGATGGACGTACCGCTGGTGTACCAGTTGTTTCGCCAGAAGCATAGCTGGGTAGCTAAGTACGGACGGGATAAACGCTGAAAGCATCTAAGCGTGAAGCCCCCTTCAAGATGAGATTTCCCAATTAGTAAGACCCCTTGAAGACGACGAGGTTGATAGGTTCGGGGTGTAAGTGTAGCAATACATGTAGCTGACGAATACTAATCGGTCGAGGGCTTATCCTAAAATCTTTTCTATGCGCAAGCAAGAAGAGTACATTGATACAAGCATCACTTTGGAGTTTTACCTTTCCTATCCAGTTTTGAGGGTGCAAACCCTATGATTGATATACAGTTCGAATCGACAGCAATGGAGAGAAGAATTAGCCAATATCAATCACATGTTCTGAATACATAAGTATTAGAACGTTCATTATTCCCTGATAGCTCAGTTGGTAGAGCACTCGACTGTTAATCGAGTTGTCACAGGTTCGAGTCCTGTTCGGGGAGCCATTATGGAGAGCTGTCCGAGTGGTCGAAGGAGCACGATTGGAAATCGTGTATACCCTTATCCGGTATCTAGGGTTCGAATCCCTAGCTCTCCGCCAGTTTCTTTACAAAGCAAGGCCCGTTGGTCAAGTGGTTAAGACACCTCCCTTTCACGGAGGTAACAGGGGTTCGAGTCCCCTACGGGTCACCATTTATGGAGGATTAGCTCAGCTGGGAGAGCATCTGCCTTACAAGCAGAGGGTCGGCGGTTCGATCCCGTCATCCTCCACCATAAATATCATTATCGCGGGGTGGAGCAGTTGGCAGCTCGTCGGGCTCATAACCCGAAGGTCACAGGTTCAAGTCCTGTCCCCGCAACCAAATTTACTAAATAGAATAATTTTATTAATACGGAGCTGTGGTGTAGAGGCCTAACATGCCTGCCTGTCACGCAGGAGACCGCGAGTTCGAATCTCGTCAGCTCCGCCATTTCTTCTTCTATTAGGCTCAGTAGCTCAGTCGGTAGAGCAAAGGACTGAAAATCCTTGTGTCGGCGGTTCGATTCCGTCCTGAGCCACCATTTTTATAATACGCCGTTGTAGCTCAACTGGTAGAGCAACTGACTTGTAATCAGTAGGTTGGGGGTTCAAGTCCTCTCGACGGCACCATGTTTTACGGGGGATTAGTGAAGTGGCTAAACACGGCAGACTGTAAATCTGCTCTCTTCGAGTTCGGTGGTTCGAATCCATCATCCCCCACCATATAGGGGCATAGTTTAAAGGTAGAACAAAGGTCTCCAAAACCTTTGGTGTGGGTTCAATTCCTGCTGCCCCTGCCAGATGAATTTTGTTGAATAACATATGGCGATCGTGGCGAAGGGGTTAACGCACCGGTTTGTGGATCCGGCATTCGTGGGTTCAAGTCCCATCGGTCGCCCCATTTATTCAATAATACATACTTAACTGTTGTAGTTCATCGAAACGTTAAGGAGATAGATCTTGATGTTATTTTTTTGATTTCATTTTCTAATATCCTAGCAAACGTAAGTTTTGAATAACATACGGCGATCGTGGCGAAGGGGTTAACGCACCGGTTTGTGGATCCGGCATTCGTGGGTTCAAGTCCCATCGGTCGCCCCATTTATTCAAAGACAACACACTCGGTTAATCGTTGGGGATTAGCCAAGCGGTAAGGCAACGGACTTTGACTCCGTCATCTCAGGTTCGAATCCTGAATCCCCAGCCATAATATATATGCGGAAGTGGCTCAGCGGTAGAGCATCGCCTTGCCAAGGCGAGGGTCGCGGGTTCGATTCCCGTCTTCCGCTCCATAAAGTGGCGCCATAGCCAAGTGGTAAGGCCAAGCTCTGCAAAAGCTTTATCCCCAGTTCAAATCTGGGTGGCGCCTCCATAATAATC includes:
- a CDS encoding nucleotidyltransferase-like protein yields the protein METIKKQLLELYSFRKDVQGLVLMHNMERFPFHTNEYVFYLLVVSTSESVVRKVEHLEINGERVFVRTVHLRELESSSATQNRYNLMDWLMSGEIIADSEQYLDKMKQQIIKFPNKLRDQRKLCEFSGYLETLFQAKRNLSVGNVLDAYSQILISIHHWANIVLIEEGIHPELTVWKQIRKVHPGVYKLYEELIASPETIEQRVELVMLACEFSVMSKMKICCKYLLDIMKEKEEPWSISELQQHPQLHYIVDDITLVVQKLVQGHHLKEVGVLAKEAQDNVIELEYVLSN
- a CDS encoding transcriptional repressor, which codes for MITNVQLALEQLKTNGVRMTPQRHAILSFLMDTHSHPTADDIYKALSPTYPSMSVATIYNNLRLFVEAGLIRELTYGDDSSRFDADLSDHYHAICKCCGSIVDFVHPPLLDVERVASASTGFIVQGHRMEIYGICQKCSSTQLKY
- a CDS encoding YgzB family protein — encoded protein: MFFKSAKINEFRLWGMIFTLVGMGVMILGTGGILLFGNVGKIIAAFFLVIGLIALLVSVAIYFWAGMMSTSATMLECPECHRQTKMLGKTDRCMFCKTILTLDPEVATTNASDLSADTTNEKAST
- a CDS encoding glycosyl hydrolase family 18 protein; protein product: MEPRQFNYVNKRRGFRFNSVIWLFFVIALVATCWIGYVKLVPSFEQNNTSYEFEHPIYYEGDLQASGAVIVDEHVKLPLPLLESILVDSPIYYEEESNTLVLTTVDKVLRFETESLNALLNEKSYELTLTADVVDDTVYIPSEIIEQLYDLHIEYSKLTGIVMAYKGNTSVDTVTVSNEKGSHLRESATIKSPYYKVIETGQQLMVWEQLEGWLRVQTLDGVEGYIKTSHTTSNEAIVYQSNLDEYKGIDHDLSGQKINLTWEAIYNKQPNYVDMPAMEGVNVVSPTWFELVDDTGKIKGKATHEYIEWAHSRGYQIWALFSNGFEPDQTSEVLASAEKRFFMIQQLLAFAELYQLEGINIDFENVYTKDKENLVQFVKELTPIMHEQGLVVSIDVTPKSSSDMWSVFLDREALGKIVDYMIVMAYDEHWAASPKSGSVASLPWVESSITRILEEDGVPPEKLILAMPLYTRLWSEVNQEDGSVKVSSKAIGMKRSDEIIAEQSLEPKLDEVSGQNYVEYVEEGIKQRIWLEDELSIASRVNLVHKYNLAGVATWARSFQKPSIWPVIKETLFK